TGTGCAAATTTGTAATGGCTTCCCTGAGCCCGCTTCAGTATGCCATCCCGGATCCTTCGTATTGTCATCCCATAACCGGGTAGTGTTCCATCCAAGGCCGGTAGCCCCAAGCGTAGCATCCGAGGCAAGACGATACTCACTAAAACCTGACTTAGGAACGAGTTCTTCAAAAATTGGTGTGATCTTAGCCTTCAGCGTGTCAGAGATATTCCCCCATCTATCAGTAATATATACTCCAAAGTCTCGCTCAATTGCATCGTAACCACGCACACTAAAATTTACATTTGCTACTGTTGTATAGTACTGTTCCACTGGAAGAAGCTTTCCGGTTGTTGCATCTGTAGAGATCACAATAACTCCAATTGGTTGCTTATCCGGGTTACTTGCCACAACATTAACGCCTCCAAAATCCGCTTGCATCATCACCGATGGACGAACGGCAAGGTAAGAAGGTATCTGAGGATGAACTTTAACTGTCATTGGGTCTGACTTTACTTCCGCTCTGGACACAGCGTATAAGGTCACATCATAATCCTGACTTTTTTCAAACCCCTCTACCCGAATTGTATCGGTATAATAAGAGGACTTTGACTGCCTCACCACCCGATCATTAATGCGGTACTCTGCCATAATATATAGCAAGTTATCAGTCTTTGGCAGAGAATAAGTGATTACAGCTCCACCAGCGTAATTATCAACTTTTACCGCAGTCACTTGTGAAGGCTTGGTAGGATCGCTAGAAACAGCTGTGTTAAAGCCTTCGGTTTCTTTACAAGAAACCATTAATAAAAGCATACTTCCTAAAGTCAGCATTAATATACTGGCGAAGTTGCTTCTCGCATTCAATTGAATAAATTTCATAATCGTCTTTTTTTAGCGTGGAAGAATTTACCAGTAAGGATTTTGTACAAGATTTGGGTTAATTATCAATTCATCATATTTTATCGGCCATAAGTAATCCTTTAAACCAAATACAGGTATCGCTAAATTTCTTTGTCTGTAATAACCTACGGCAGATTCCTCTGAGATATTCCATCCCTGCAATGGCGTACTTAATACTTGTTGCATTACTTTCCACCTTCTTAAGTCCCAACCTATCCTACCTTCAAAACAGAGTTCAATCCTTCTCTCCTGTTGTATGATTGAACGAAGTCCGTTTTTAGTATCCGGCTTTGTAGGATTTGAAGAATATTTGGTCCAAGAGTCTTTTACACCTTCTAATCCGGCTCTTTCCCGAACAAGATCAATATATTTGAAGGCTTCAGCAGTTGGCCCGTTGACTTCATTTACGGTTTCAGCATACATTAAATACAACCCGGCAAGACGAATCAAAGGCATATGGTAACTGTTTTCCGTTACATCTTTGCCATAAACAGATTGATAGCTCACCAACTTTTGCGGCCAATAACCGGAAACATTTACCCTGACATTATCTTTTGGTCCAGCTACAGAGGTGGCTCCTCTTGCTTCAACATGAAAAAGATCTGTTGGGGTTACATTTCCATTGCCCAGATACTTGCTTCCGTCAAATGCCAGGTCTGCATAAAACCTTGGTTCACGCCCCATATGCATTTTAACAGTTTCATAACCCGATTCCAACACATATTCCTCAGATGATGGAACATTATCAACAGTATAGCGCCCCCGATAATCATAGGCCTTATCCTCGTTCATAGGAACGCCATTTTTAGTGTAAAACAACTCTGCCATTACAATAGGCACGGCGA
The Pedobacter sp. MC2016-14 DNA segment above includes these coding regions:
- a CDS encoding DUF4959 domain-containing protein; translated protein: MKFIQLNARSNFASILMLTLGSMLLLMVSCKETEGFNTAVSSDPTKPSQVTAVKVDNYAGGAVITYSLPKTDNLLYIMAEYRINDRVVRQSKSSYYTDTIRVEGFEKSQDYDVTLYAVSRAEVKSDPMTVKVHPQIPSYLAVRPSVMMQADFGGVNVVASNPDKQPIGVIVISTDATTGKLLPVEQYYTTVANVNFSVRGYDAIERDFGVYITDRWGNISDTLKAKITPIFEELVPKSGFSEYRLASDATLGATGLGWNTTRLWDDNTKDPGWHTEAGSGKPLQICTFSIGKLTKLSRYKLWERGEAFGNNYAYKHANAKTWTLWGSDKTAPQDIELPLTSEYGTVVGDWVNLGNFTCPPPPSGSSPNQITPADLAAVYAGFEFNIPLSAPKVKFIRLAVSSTWGKTDFAHVMELSFYGNTK